The following are encoded in a window of Alosa sapidissima isolate fAloSap1 chromosome 10, fAloSap1.pri, whole genome shotgun sequence genomic DNA:
- the si:dkey-199f5.8 gene encoding beta-1,4-galactosyltransferase 3 has product MVKLQSKWRYLVMFLGVQLVVMALLSREGYQRRVSYFFRIFRKSEPSSHARNGTNGGDVYANLSVLARSPAKEDLPYCLKKSPLIGGPIRVTFPMGLTFAEVERRNPLVTRGGRYQPPNCEARHRTAIIVPHRNREHHLKFLLYYLHPFLQRQQLNYGIYVIHQAGDYTFNRAKLMNIGLREAMREEDWDCLFFHDVDLIPEDDRNTYTCDVYPKHAAIAMDKFGYKLPYKMYFGGVSALTPQQYLKMNGFPNNYWGWGGEDDDIGIRVSLAGMVISRPSLNVGRYKMIKHKLDEGNERNPERFNMLAKTRQTWKQDGMNSLEYALVSRDYQPLYTNITVNIGTEEGLDPPPKTADAPVEGHTPTSAHAKKDKQTNIVSKDTPDH; this is encoded by the exons ATGGTCAAGCTACAGTCCAAATGGCGCTACCTGGTGATGTTCCTGGGCGTGCAGCTGGTCGTCATGGCGCTGCTGTCGCGGGAAGGCTACCAGCGGAGGGTTTCATACTTCTTCCGGATCTTCCGCAAGTCGGAGCCTTCGTCCCACGCACGCAACGGCACCAACGGAGGGGATGTGTACGCCAACCTGTCCGTCCTGGCCCGGAGTCCAGCCAAAGAGGACCTCCCCTACTGCCTCAAGAAGTCCCCCCTCATTG gcggacCAATCCGCGTCACTTTCCCCATGGGCTTGACGTTTGCTGAAGTCGAACGAAGGAACCCACTTGTTACTCGGGGAGGTCGTTACCAGCCTCCGAACTGTGAGGCCAGGCATCGCACCGCCATAATTGTACCCCACAGAAACCGAGAACACCACTTGAAGTTCCTCCTCTACTACCTACACCCATTCTTGCAGAGGCAACAGCTCAATTATGGTATCTACGTCATTCACCAG GCGGGGGACTACACGTTTAATCGGGCCAAGCTGATGAACATCGGCTTACGGGAGGCCATGCGCGAGGAGGACTGGGACTGTCTGTTCTTCCACGATGTGGACCTCATCCCCGAGGATGACCGCAACACCTACACCTGCGACGTCTACCCCAAGCACGCCGCCATAGCCATGGACAAATTCGGCTACAA GCTGCCATATAAGATGTATTTTGGGGGCGTGTCTGCGCTGACTCCTCAGCAGTACCTCAAGATGAACGGTTTCCCCAACAACTACTGGGGCTGGGGAGGCGAGGACGACGACATCGGGATCAG aGTGTCTCTGGCAGGTATGGTGATCTCTCGCCCGTCGCTGAACGTAGGCCGCTACAAAATGATCAAGCACAAGCTGGACGAGGGGAACGAGCGCAACCCTGAGAG GTTCAACATGCTGGCCAAGACCCGGCAGACGTGGAAACAGGACGGCATGAACTCGCTGGAGTACGCGCTCGTCTCGCGGGACTACCAGCCGCTCTACACCAACATCACGGTCAACATCGGGACAGAGGAGGGCCTCGACCCGCCCCCCAAAACCGCTGATGCCCCAGTTGAGGGCCACACCCCCACTTCTGCCCATGCCAAAAAGGACAAGCA